ATCGCCCGACGCGAGTTCGTCGACCCCGACCGTCGTCTCACCGTCGCCCGGGTCGTACACCCGCGCGGTGTCAACCTGCGAGACGGTCAACTCCGTGAGCCGGCTCAGCGCCCGCTGTTTGACCGAGGACTCGTAGAACGTCGCTGCCGTCACGGCGGCGGCGACGATCACCGTGACGTCGTAGAAGATGTCGATCCGTCCCACCAGGACTGCGACGGTGCTGTACACGTAAGCGCTCACGGCGGTGGCCGCGACGAGGAGGTCCGTGTTCGGCTGTCGCATCTTCAGGCCGACGTACGCGCCGCGCAGCACCGGCAACCCGGTGAAAAAGAGGATGACGCCGGTCAACACGAGGTAGATGCGCAGGAACATGAATCCGCCCTGCCCGCCCAGATCGAGCGCGCCCTCGAACACGCTGAGTGCGGCCCAATCGACGAGCGACGCGAGGTGAGTCGGATACAGTATGGAGACGTACGGGACCAACAGGAACGCGCCGAAGAGGAGGCCGGCGGCGTACCGGAACTCCAGAATCTGGTCGTCCTGCCGTTTCCGCACGCCGCCCATCTCCCGCGCCTGGCGCGTCGTGCTATCCGTTCCCGCGCTCTCGTCCGAAACGGTCTCTCTGAGGTACGCCGTGTACCCGAGCGTGCTGAGCGCATCGCGGAGTTCGGTCTTCGAGAGCAGATCCGCGTCGTGCGACACGCGGATCGTCTCCGTGACGTAGCTCGCCGCCGCGTCGTACACCCCCTCCTGTTTGTTCGCCACCGATTCGAGGAACGCCTCGCAGGTCGCCGAGTACATCCCGTCGATCCGGAGAAACGTGTGGGTGCCCTCCGGCTCCCGTTCGATCTCATCGCCGCTGGATCCCGCGCCAGTCTCCTCAGCACCCCTCTCGAGCCCCGTCGCTTCCCCCCCACGCGTGGTCTGTGCCGGACCCATTGTCCGGCAGACGTCGCGACATCCCGTCGAGCAAAACACGCCCTCGGTTTCCGCATCGACGCTCTTCGAGCCGATCTCGCGGCCGCACAGGACACAGCCGGCGGGGGGTCCGGCGTCAGGTGCCACGAGTGCCTCCCTCCACTGCGTCGGGGGTCCCCCTCGCCAATGAGTCGTTTCGTGTCCCGGTCATTCGCTCTCGCGGTGAACGCTCCCGCTCATCGCGTCCCCTCGACGCCGTCAAGCAGTTCGGCGGGCTCGATTCGGCCCAACCGCGTCGCGTTCGCGGTGATGGCGACGGTCATGCCGGCGTCGCCGACGAGCACCGCCGCCCACACGGGTACCAAACCGAACGGGACGCTGACCGCGAGCAGGCCCTTCGCGGCGAGACTCGCCCAGACGTTCTGTCGGATCACACCGTTGCCCGCGTGCGAGAGCTCGTACAGGTACGGGAGCCGGGAGAGATCGTCGCCCATCAGCGCGATGTCCGCGGTTTCGAGCGCGGTGTCCGTACCCGCCGCGGCCATCGCGATGCCCACCGTCGCCGTCGCCAGCGCCGGGGCGTCGTTGACGCCGTCGCCGACCATCGCGACGCCGCCGTACGCGTCGTCGAGTGCCTCGAGCGCCTCGACTTTCTCCTCGGGAAGGAGCGAGGCTCGATAGTCGTCGACGCCGAGCTCGGTCGCGATCGCCCGGGCGGTTCGCTCGTTGTCCCCGGTGAGCATGACGATCTCTCGGACGCCGAGGTCGTGGAGGCGATCGATCGTCGCCTTCGCCTCCGGCCGAAGCTCGTCGGCGACCGCGATGACCCCCTCGAGTTCGTCCTCGGTGCCGATCAGGACGACGGTCTTGCCCGCCGATTGCAGCTCGGGGATCGTTCCCTCGAGGAGGTCGAGACAGTCGTTCCGCTCACACAGCTGCTGGCTCTTCGTCGTCACGACCCCTCCGTCGGTCGCGGCGTGGACGTGGGACAGATCGAACCCCAAACTCTCGAACAGCCCCGGCTTGCCGGCGTAGTGTCGCGTCCCGTGGACGGCCGCCTCGACCCCCTTGCCGGTGATGCTCTCGAACCCCCGCACCTCGGGCGCGTCGATCGCTCGGTCCGCGGCGTGTTCGACGATCGCCTCGCCGATCGGATGCTCCGATCGAGCCTCCAGTCCACGGGCGCATCGAAGCACGTCCGCTTCCGTGTTCCCGTTTAGCGGGATCACGTCGGTGACGGTGAGCTCGCCTCGCGTGAGCGTCCCCGTCTTGTCCATGGCGATCGCCTCGACCTCTCCCATCGCCTCGAGGTGGTTGCCGCCCTTGATCAGGACGCCGTTTTTCGCCCCGCTCGTGATCCCGGAGACGACCGAGACGGGCGTCGAGATGACGAACGCGCAGGGACACGCGAGGACGATCAGCGTGAGCCCGTAGAGGAACCACACGTTCCAGGCCGCCGGGAACGTGTGGGCGTAGCCGGCGACGAGTTCCACCGCCACGGGCTCCGTCAGGAGAAGCGGCGGCACGACCGCGGTGAGGACCGCGAGCGTAACGACGACCGGCGTGTAGCGAGCGGCGAACCGGTCGACGAACTCCTCGCGCTCGGTCTTGGCGGCCTGTGCGTCCTCGACCATCTCGACGATCCGCGAGAGGGTGTTGTCGCTCGCCTCGGACCCCACCTCGAGTTCGAGATACCCCGACTCGTTGATCGTGCCGGCGTACACCGCGTCGCCCTCGATCTTATCGACGGGCACGGACTCACCCGTGATCGGCGCCTGATTCACCGCGCTCTCGCCCTCGACGACGGTCCCGTCCATCGGGATCTTCTCGCCCGGACGAACGAGGACGACGTCGCCGATCTCGACGTCCTCGACGGGGATGGTGACGGACTCTCCATCGCGGCGGACGGTCGCCTCGTCGGGCGAGAGATCCATCAGCTCCCGGAGGGAGTTGCGCGCGCGGTCGATCGAGTGCCGTTCGAGGAGCTCGGCCACGCTGAACAGGACCGCAAGCAGCGCCGCTTCCAGATACAGTCCGGCTCCGAACCCGAGGCTGGCGGCGAGCGCGCCGATGATCGCGATCGACATCAGCAGGTCGATGTCGAGGGTGCGGTTCCGGAGGGAGTAATAGCCGCTCCGGAGGATCGTCGCGCCGGCCGTCGCGACGGCCGCGAGAAAGAGGAGGTCGGCGACGAACAGCTCCCGGCCGAGGACGCTCGCCACCTCCGCGTTGACGCCCGTCGTCACGAACTCGACGAGGAGGCCAATGAGGGCAACTCCGCCGCTGACCCCCGTCTTTATCGCGCGCTCGCTCCTCCAGACGCTCTCCGGCGCGTCGCCAGCGGTCGTCTCACCCGCCGGTGATTCGATATCCGCTCTCGCGTCGCCCGAAACGCTCGTGACTTCGTATCCGGCGCGTTCGATCGCGCGCACGAGATCGCGCGCCGAGAGCGTCGCGGCGTCGTAGCTCGCGACGACCGTGCCGGCCGTCGGCCGCGTCTCGTACCGGGCGATGCCGTCGAGATCACCGAGCGAGGTCTCGACCTTTCCCGCACACGACGGGCAGTCCATCTCGGGGACCTCGAATCGGACCTCGGCGACGGCTTCGACTGCTCCGCTCACTGAGCGAGACTAGCTCCCCGAATCGTATCAATCACGCTGTTATACACTGCCAGCTTGCTAGTAACAATTTATAGATCTAACACGAACAAATTAACAACACCACCTATCGGGCCCGGAACCGCAAGGCATCTGTGGCGCTCCGCTGTGCACCCGGTATGGAGCGTCACGCGGCTCTTCTCGTCGCTTCGGGCGGGTTCGCTGGCGCGCTGAGCCGTCACGCCGTCGCGGTCGTTCTGGCCGAATCGTTCCCGTGGGGGACCCTCGCCGTCAACGTCGTCGGGGCGTTCGCGCTCGGGCTGTTCGTCTACCGGACGCGAGAACGCGGCCGCGTCTCGGATCGGACACGACTCGCCGTCTCCACCGGGTTTGTCTCCTCGTTCACCACGTACAGCACCTTCGCGAGCGAGACCGTCGCGCTCGATCCGGCGCTCGCCGCGATCAACGTCGTCGCCAACTACGCGCTCGGCCTCGCGGCCGTGCTGGTCGCCCGCGAGGTGGTCCGGTGGCACTCGTGAGCGCGCTCGCGGTCGGCGTCGGCGGTGCGATCGGAGCCGTCGCCCGCTATGCGGTCAGCCTCGCGATCGAGCGCCAGCACCTCGACACCGTCGCGATCAACGTCTCGGGGAGCTTCCTCATCGGCGTCGTCCTCGGCTCGAACCTCGGCGGCCCCGCGGCACTCGCGCTGTCGGTCGGCTTCTGCGGCGCGTTCACGACGTTCTCGTCGTTTGCCGTCGAGACGGCTCGACTCGCGGAGGACGGACATCTCGCCGACGCGGCTCGGTACGCCATCGGCACGCTCCTCGCGGCGCTCGTCGCGGTCCTCGCTGGATTCGCCGTCGGACGCGCCCTCTGAATCTCAATCGGCGCTGACGCGCTGCATCTCGATCTCGAGATCGCGACCGGTCATCTCGTCGGCGGTTCGTTTCAGGTCGCGCCGCAGCCGTTCGAACTCTGCCGTCAACTCCCCGTACGCGACGCTCGCCTCCAGTTCGTGGCGGCTCTTTTCGGCCTGGAGCGCGGCGCGTTTCGACGCCAGCGAAAAGAACTCCTGAAGCTTCTCGTCGTACTCCGTTCGGGTCACGAGCGAGCCGACGACGGTCGTGATATCCCGGCGTTCGACCGGTTTGACGACGTACTCGTCGAAGCCCATCTCGATGATCCCGAAATCGGGCTCGACCGCCGTGACGATCGCCACCCGGCAGCCGTACCCCTCCTCGCGCACGCATCGAACCACATCGTCGCCCGATAGACGCGGCATCAGCCGGTCGATCAACGCCACGTCGACGCGGTCGTCGATCGTTTCGACGGCCTCCGGGCCCCCGTACGCCGTCTCGACGTCGTATTTGTCGTCGAGCCACGCGGCGTACAGGTCCGCAAGCTGGCTTTCGTCGTCGACGACCAGCACGGTCGGC
The window above is part of the Natronomonas salsuginis genome. Proteins encoded here:
- a CDS encoding HalX domain-containing protein, with translation MTDGTPTVLVVDDESQLADLYAAWLDDKYDVETAYGGPEAVETIDDRVDVALIDRLMPRLSGDDVVRCVREEGYGCRVAIVTAVEPDFGIIEMGFDEYVVKPVERRDITTVVGSLVTRTEYDEKLQEFFSLASKRAALQAEKSRHELEASVAYGELTAEFERLRRDLKRTADEMTGRDLEIEMQRVSAD
- a CDS encoding heavy metal translocating P-type ATPase translates to MDCPSCAGKVETSLGDLDGIARYETRPTAGTVVASYDAATLSARDLVRAIERAGYEVTSVSGDARADIESPAGETTAGDAPESVWRSERAIKTGVSGGVALIGLLVEFVTTGVNAEVASVLGRELFVADLLFLAAVATAGATILRSGYYSLRNRTLDIDLLMSIAIIGALAASLGFGAGLYLEAALLAVLFSVAELLERHSIDRARNSLRELMDLSPDEATVRRDGESVTIPVEDVEIGDVVLVRPGEKIPMDGTVVEGESAVNQAPITGESVPVDKIEGDAVYAGTINESGYLELEVGSEASDNTLSRIVEMVEDAQAAKTEREEFVDRFAARYTPVVVTLAVLTAVVPPLLLTEPVAVELVAGYAHTFPAAWNVWFLYGLTLIVLACPCAFVISTPVSVVSGITSGAKNGVLIKGGNHLEAMGEVEAIAMDKTGTLTRGELTVTDVIPLNGNTEADVLRCARGLEARSEHPIGEAIVEHAADRAIDAPEVRGFESITGKGVEAAVHGTRHYAGKPGLFESLGFDLSHVHAATDGGVVTTKSQQLCERNDCLDLLEGTIPELQSAGKTVVLIGTEDELEGVIAVADELRPEAKATIDRLHDLGVREIVMLTGDNERTARAIATELGVDDYRASLLPEEKVEALEALDDAYGGVAMVGDGVNDAPALATATVGIAMAAAGTDTALETADIALMGDDLSRLPYLYELSHAGNGVIRQNVWASLAAKGLLAVSVPFGLVPVWAAVLVGDAGMTVAITANATRLGRIEPAELLDGVEGTR
- a CDS encoding fluoride efflux transporter FluC, coding for MERHAALLVASGGFAGALSRHAVAVVLAESFPWGTLAVNVVGAFALGLFVYRTRERGRVSDRTRLAVSTGFVSSFTTYSTFASETVALDPALAAINVVANYALGLAAVLVAREVVRWHS
- a CDS encoding fluoride efflux transporter FluC gives rise to the protein MALVSALAVGVGGAIGAVARYAVSLAIERQHLDTVAINVSGSFLIGVVLGSNLGGPAALALSVGFCGAFTTFSSFAVETARLAEDGHLADAARYAIGTLLAALVAVLAGFAVGRAL